A single Nicotiana tabacum cultivar K326 chromosome 5, ASM71507v2, whole genome shotgun sequence DNA region contains:
- the LOC142181116 gene encoding patatin-T5-like isoform X2, giving the protein MATTGSYFILFFLVLATTGSTSSVVGEIATVLSIDGGGIKGIIPATVLSFLESQLQELDNNEDARLADYFDVIAGTSTGGILTTMISAPNEKGRPFSAAKDIVSFYFEHGPKIFPQGVWPPILGPKYDGKYLHKVLEDKLGETRLHQTLTNVVIPTFDMKKFQPIIFTKSEIANSPHLDAKMSDICYGTAAAPTYFPPYYFENDDGKGNQHEFNLIDGGVVAVNPALIAVSTVTKSVDPSVASIKPLDVKQVLLLSLGTGTTADFAGTYTAKEADNWGLVSWLFHNNSNPLIEMSSEASVIMNDYYIATIYRALGAETNYLRIEVRQSRSKTTKMH; this is encoded by the exons atggCAACTACTGGatcttattttattctattttttttggtACTGGCAACTACTGGATCAACATCCTCTGTGGTGGGAGAAATAGCGACTGTTCTAAGCATTGATGGAGGTGGCATTAAAGGCATCATCCCTGCTACTGTTCTTTCTTTTTTGGAAAGCCAACTCCAG GAATTAGACAATAATGAAGATGCAAGACTTGCAGATTACTTTGATGTGATTGCGGGGACAAGTACAGGTGGCATATTGACCACTATGATAAGTGCTCCAAATGAAAAGGGTCGTCCCTTCTCTGCTGCCAAAGATATTGTATCCTTTTACTTCGAGCATGGCCCTAAGATTTTTCCACAGGG AGTTTGGCCTCCCATTTTGGGCCCCAAATATGATGGAAAATATCTTCACAAAGTTCTGGAAGACAAGTTGGGAGAGACTCGTTTGCATCAGACTTTAACAAATGTTGTCATTCCAACTTTTGACATGAAGAAATTTCAGCCAATAATATTCACCAAATCGGAG ATAGCAAACTCACCTCATCTGGATGCTAAGATGTCTGACATATGCTATGGTACCGCTGCTGCTCCAACTTATTTTCCTCCATATTACTTTGAGAATGATGATGGTAAAGGAAATCAGCATGAGTTCAATCTTATTGATGGTGGTGTTGTTGCTGTCAATCCG GCCTTAATTGCCGTAAGCACAGTAACCAAAAGTGTGGATCCATCAGTTGCTTCTATAAAGCCATTGGACGTCAAACAAGTTTTGCTGCTCTCATTAGGGACTGGCACTACTGCAGATTTTGCTGGGACATACACAGCAAAGGAGGCAGATAATTGGGGTCTTGTTTCCTGGCTATTTCATAATAATTCGAACCCTCTTATTGAAATGTCATCTGAAGCAAGTGTTATTATGAATGATTATTACATCGCCACCATCTATCGCGCTCTTGGTGCTGAAACGAATTACCTCAGGATTGAAGTAAGGCAATCTCGCTCAAAAACAAC